The sequence TTTCCATATCAAATCTAGAAGTCATTGTTGGAGGTAATTCTATAGCTCCACATCCAGTACAATAATGTAACATCCATAATGATTTACTTCTGAATATATTTCCGAATTTTTCCCAGAATGTTTTTGTATCTCTACAATCTAATTCATTAACATCTATTTCATTAATTTTTTCATTTTCATTTAAAGCCATACGCTCACCCCCAAACCGGTGAAGATTATAATTAAAGCTTGTATAAATGCTAATAATAGTGGAACTTTAAAATAAAACGCTACAACTTCATCAATCTTAAATCTCCCCATAACATTACCAATCATTGTTGCTAAGATATATACAAAGAAATATTTAATTAAAAATGTTATTACGGTTCCTCCGCCTAAGAATAAATTAACAAATAATCCTACTTCAATAAATTGTGCAAATTCATGTTGTAACATTAACAAACCTAAATGTTTCCCACTATATTCTACTAATGGACCTGATGCTATTTCAGCAGGAGCAATAGGAGTATCAAATGGTTTTTTACCTAACATACCTAGTAACGAAATAAAGGCTACTATTGTTCCTAATGGCATTCTAAATAAATTCCAACCTAAAATACCCATTCCTTGTTGTGCTTGAGCAATACCTGATATTGAACCAGTTTTATAACCATATATTAAAGATAAAACTACTATTAAAAATGGCATTTCATATCCTAAGTTTTGTGTTAATCCTCTCATAACCCCAATACTTGCCCAAGGGTTTCCAGAACCTGATGCACTCATAGCCATTCCTAATAACCCAATAGCTAATAAATATGTAATTACAAAGAAACTATCTAATCCCTTAAAAACTACAAAATTTCCTGCTGGAACAAAAATCAATGTTGCCATAGTTCCACCCAAAGCCATAATAACTCCAAAATCATATATAAATCCATGAGAAATTGAACCTTTACTCCATAACTTAAATATATCTAAAAATTGTTGATAAAATGGAGGTCCCATTCTTTTTTGACCCTTCGCAACAACTTTTCTAGCTATTCCTGATAAAGTTGTTTGCCAAAAGAAAGCAAGTAATACAATTCCTATAGCTGAAAAGAAAGTTGTCATATTTTATCACCCCACATAATAATCGCTGTAATTATTAATGAAATCCAAAATACAGTATAAGCAGGATTATCATTAAAGAACCATGTTTTTACTAATTTACCAAATTCTTCTACTCTCATAGCAATTGCTTCATATAACTTTTCAAAAGATGGGTGATTTTTATACATTCTTTCAAATGGCGCATAGAAGCTTTGAGAATAATGATATTTATCTGGATCATAAATAAATTCAGATGATGTATATGTATCCATTAATCCAACTTTTTTTGATTTTGGTAATAATGCAAATAAAATCAATGCTGCAATAAATCCACCAGCAAACACTAATGTTACTATGAATGAATCCCATTGGCCGCTTGGACCAAATACTTTAAATCCTTCAACTACAATAGGTTTAATGTTTAAAGTAGTTTCTATTTCACCAATAAACCTTAACATTAATCCAGGATATACTCCAAATAGTAATGATAATAAAGATAATACAACTAATGGAATTTGCATTAATATTGGAACTTCTTTTACATCTTTATATTTAGGTGATAATTGACCCAATAATGCACCTGCTAATGGTCTAAATACATATAAGAATGAGCCAACGCTTCCAAAGAATGCTGCAAAAGCAATAAATACATTCCCACCTCTAACTAAAGTTTGGAAAATAATCCATTTAGATGCAAATCCACTTAGAGGAGGAATACCAGCTACAGAAATAATCGCTAATAAATATGCAGCATATGTTAAAGGCATTTTAAATATTAAACCACCTAATTCTGATATTTTTGTTGTACCTGTTCTATATGCTACTCCTGCAAAAGCTAAAAACATTGCTGCTGAAGCTATAGCATGATTAAACATATGCATCATACCACCAGCAAAACCAAATTGATTCATTGTTGCTAAACCAATTAATATATATCCAGCGTTACTTACTGATGAATATGCTATTAATCTTTTTACATCATCTTGTTTAATAGCCATTAATGTACCTATAATAATACTTATTCCACCAATAACCATTAAAATATAATTTTCAAATGGATATCCCATTATTTTTAAATCTGTTGAAAAAACATTTGCTGAAGGCAAAATTGCTGTTACTAATAATGCTACAAATGCTCCCATTTTTTCAATCCCGCCTGCTAACGCTGCTGAATAAATTATTGGAGCATTACCTTGTGAAATAGGCGCTACAACATGAAATGGGAAAATACCTAATTCTGCCAATCCTGCTAATATTACTGTAAAGAAAAATAGCATTGCAAATTTAGGATCATTTGATAAGTTATTTATTACCATTTTTATATCAAATGTATTATATTTTGTATAAACTAATATTAATGAAAATAGCATAAAGAATGAGCCAAATGTACTTACAGCATAATATATTGATGAAGCTTTTCTAGAACTTCCAAAACCAATAATAAATACAGATGCCCAGACAGCTATTTCCCAGAAAATAAATAATGTTAAGAAATCTTTAGCAAAAAATACTCCTAATGTTCCACCCATTGCACCTAAGAATAACATATTAAATG comes from Marinitoga sp. 38H-ov and encodes:
- a CDS encoding NADH-quinone oxidoreductase subunit H, giving the protein MTTFFSAIGIVLLAFFWQTTLSGIARKVVAKGQKRMGPPFYQQFLDIFKLWSKGSISHGFIYDFGVIMALGGTMATLIFVPAGNFVVFKGLDSFFVITYLLAIGLLGMAMSASGSGNPWASIGVMRGLTQNLGYEMPFLIVVLSLIYGYKTGSISGIAQAQQGMGILGWNLFRMPLGTIVAFISLLGMLGKKPFDTPIAPAEIASGPLVEYSGKHLGLLMLQHEFAQFIEVGLFVNLFLGGGTVITFLIKYFFVYILATMIGNVMGRFKIDEVVAFYFKVPLLLAFIQALIIIFTGLGVSVWL
- a CDS encoding proton-conducting transporter membrane subunit; amino-acid sequence: MNINILLIFILLSSFAVYLITKVNKKLGSFLTIIISLYSVFNVYFLKESANEVFNLFNYGDFSLNLVTSNFAWFFGITVMTVFASVSFFIPYWMEKLSHPASFNMLFLGAMGGTLGVFFAKDFLTLFIFWEIAVWASVFIIGFGSSRKASSIYYAVSTFGSFFMLFSLILVYTKYNTFDIKMVINNLSNDPKFAMLFFFTVILAGLAELGIFPFHVVAPISQGNAPIIYSAALAGGIEKMGAFVALLVTAILPSANVFSTDLKIMGYPFENYILMVIGGISIIIGTLMAIKQDDVKRLIAYSSVSNAGYILIGLATMNQFGFAGGMMHMFNHAIASAAMFLAFAGVAYRTGTTKISELGGLIFKMPLTYAAYLLAIISVAGIPPLSGFASKWIIFQTLVRGGNVFIAFAAFFGSVGSFLYVFRPLAGALLGQLSPKYKDVKEVPILMQIPLVVLSLLSLLFGVYPGLMLRFIGEIETTLNIKPIVVEGFKVFGPSGQWDSFIVTLVFAGGFIAALILFALLPKSKKVGLMDTYTSSEFIYDPDKYHYSQSFYAPFERMYKNHPSFEKLYEAIAMRVEEFGKLVKTWFFNDNPAYTVFWISLIITAIIMWGDKI